GTTAGCGAAGTACCGAAGCGAAGCGCAGTGCGGAATGCCCCGACCCTTGCGTCAGCAAGGGGCACGCCCAAAAAAAACTTATATAGTATCGTTCACAACATTATCTTCGTTGTTATCATTTAACACTAAGGGCTCTCTGTCCATAACTACGTATGTTTTGGCTATTTTGTCATAAACATTTTGCTTGTCTTCATCCCAAAGCAACCAAATACTATAAATAAGCGCCGCTAAATTGATAAGACTTGAAATGCCTAACCTCAACGGAGCAGATATATCACTCAACGTAAAAGGAGCTTGTTTTAGCAATTCTCTAATAGCCCCTTCCTTTGCAGTTAAAGTAGCTCTATTTATGTTAATTACCCGCATGCCTAAAATTCTATGCCCAAGCGTCCCTTTTAAATGAGGATAGCATAAGTATCCATATAAACCGCATACTGAAATATCCACCAACGCATTGATTAAGATATTAT
This sequence is a window from Bacteroidia bacterium. Protein-coding genes within it:
- a CDS encoding RDD family protein gives rise to the protein MNEKPYQGYELASRGRRLLAAIINGIIISVITSSITQALGTSINFTDLLSIRTFKDFEEVLEAASDSNNILINALVDISVCGLYGYLCYPHLKGTLGHRILGMRVININRATLTAKEGAIRELLKQAPFTLSDISAPLRLGISSLINLAALIYSIWLLWDEDKQNVYDKIAKTYVVMDREPLVLNDNNEDNVVNDTI